From the genome of Luteibacter rhizovicinus DSM 16549:
CCTGGCTGATCGTGTTGGGCTGGGCCTATTGGCAGTACCCGAAGGCGTTGCTCAGAAATGCCACGCGGCGCGCGTTCGACGTGCTGGCCCTGATCGCGGCGATCGCCGCGGCCGTCCAGGCGGCGATAGCGTCCTTCGATGCCGTGGTGATTCCGGCGGCGGATCAGTTCGGCCCGAAGAGCGGCGCTATCTGGCAGCAGGTGGTACCCGCGCTTTGGGGCTACGGCGCCTTTGTCGCCGTCCTCGTCGTCGCCTTGATCGTCCGCCAGCTAGTCTGGAAGCACCGCGCGCCTAACCTGTAGGAGCCGATTTATCGGCGATTGTGGGAGCCGATTCATCGGCGATCCCGCGGCAGCGGGCCAGTTCAAGGCAAGCACCCAATCGCCGCTGAAGCGGCTCCCACAAAAAGCGATCAGCCACAAAAACGCGATCAGCCGCGGAAGCGCTTCGTGAGGCCCTTGAGGAAATTACGCAGGAACTGGTCGCCGCACAGGCGGAAGTTGCTGTGCTTGGGCTGACGGAAGAGGGCGTTGATCTCGCCACGGGTCACTTTGAACCCGGCCTCGCCCATGATCGAAAGGATGTCGTCCTCCTTCAGCTCGAAGGCGACGCGCAGCTTCTTCAGCACCACGTTGTTGTTGATGCGGCTTTCCACGGGGCGCGCCGGCTGGCTTTCGTCGCGACCACGACGCTGCAGGATCAGGCCGTCGAGGAAGTGGGCCATCGCCAGGTCGGGCATCTCGACGAAGCCCGGCTCGTCTTCCTTGAGCAACCAGGGATCGACGGATTCGCGGGTGGCTTCGAAGCCGGAAAGCTTGAGGATCTCGACCACATGGACCTCACCGAGGTCGAGCATGTAGCGGATGCTGCGTAGGGTGTCGTTGTTGAGCATGGACATAGGGTAGCACTGGGGCAGGAGCATCGCCGATGAATCGGCTCCCACAAAAGAGAAGCCCGGCTTGCGCCGGGCTTCGGAACCGCTTTCTTTGGGACCGCTCTCTGTGGGAGCCGCTTCAGCGGCGATTCCTTCGAGGCTTAGTTCGGCAGACCCAGATCGTCAATCATCGCCTTCAGGAAGCGAGCTGCCTCACCGCCCGTCGCAGCGCGGTGATCGAAGGTCAGCGACAGCGGCATGCGGCGGTGCACTTCGATACCGCCCATCACGGCAACCACGTCGTGGCTGAGCTTGCCGGCGCCGACGATGGCGACGGTCGGCGGGACAACCACCGGCGTGGCGTAGCGGCCAGCGAACATGCCGAAATTCGACAGGCTGATCGTGTAGCCGGAGAGCTCCGATGCCGCGATGCTGCGATCTTCGACGGAGGAACGCAGGCGCTTGATCGCGGCACGGATGCCGGCGCCGTCGAGCACGTCCGCATTGCGCAGGGCGGGCACGAACAGGCCGTCGTCCGTATCCACGGCAATGCCGATGTCCACGTGCGGGTGCAGCGTGCGCGTGAGGTCCTTGCCGTTGAACCAGGCGTTGAGCGCCGGCACGGCCTTGCAGGCGACCACGACCGCACGGATGAGGCGGGCGGTGATGTCCTGCTTGCCGATCCAGGCGTGCAGATCGGCGTCGTCGACGATGGACGTCGGGACGACCTGGGCGTGTGCATCGGCCATGACGCGCGCCATGTTGCGGCGGACGCCCTTGAGCTGCTCGGGCTGGCCCATCGCTTCCTTGCCCGGGGGCGAGGTGCGCACGGCCTTGCCGGCCAGCGACACCGGCGTACGCGACGGAGCGGGACCCGGCTCCGGCAGCGTGGGCGCGAGGTGCTGCGCGGCGGCCGGGCGTGCCGGGGCCGCACCCACGGCGGCGCTGCCGTTGGCGGACGCGTTCTTGACGTCCTGCATGGTGATGACACCACCGGCGCCGGTCGGCTGCACGCGGGCGAGGTCGATCTTCATCTTCTTGGCGAGGGCGCGCACGGCCGGCACGGCCTTGACGCCACCGGCGCTGGAGACCTGCTCGGTGTGCACGGCATTGCCGCTGATCATGGCGCCGACGACGGTGCCTTCGTCTTCGCGCTTGGCCGGTGCCACGCCGTCGGAGTCGATCTCGCCGCCGTCATCGGAAGCGATGACCTTGTGCGCATCGTCCGGTGCCTGGCTGCCGACGCCCTTTTTCGGGCCATGGTGGTGACCGGTGGATTCGGCTTCGGCACGCTGGCGCGCGTTCGGGTCGATCTCGAAGTCGGCCAGCGACGCACCGGTCTCGATGATGTCACCGACGGCGCCGTGCAGCTTCTTCACGGTGCCGGAGTACGGCGAGGGAACGTCGACGACGGCCTTCGCGGTTTCCATGGACACCAGCGGTGCGTCGAGCTTGATCGTGTCGCCTTCCTTGACGTGCCATTCGACGACGGTCGCGTCGGGAAGGCCTTCGCCGAGGTCCGGCAGGTAAAAGGTCTTGATGTCGGCCATTGCGATAGGTTCCTCAGGATGCCGCGAGCGTGCGCTCGGCGGCCTCGACGATGCGTTCGACGCTGGGCAGGTACTTCATTTCCAGGCGGAACAGCGGGATGTGGGTATCGAAACCGGTCACGCGCTGCACCGGTGCGAGCAGGCTGTACAGGCATTCCTCGGCCAGGCGCGCGGCGATTTCCGCGCCGAAACCGGCGGTCTTCGGCGCTTCGTGCACGATGACGCAGCGGCCGGTCTTGGTCACCGACTCGGCGATCGTGTCGAAGTCGAGCGGCGTGAGCGTGGCCACGTCGATCACCTCGGCACTGATGCCCTTGGTGGCGAGTTCGTCCGCGGCTTCGAGGCATTCCTTCACCTGCGCGCCCCAGGTCACCAGGGTCACGTCGGTGCCGTCGCGCAGCACGAAGCAGACGTCGAGCGGCAGGGCCTCACCGTCGTCGGGCACTTCTTCCTTGTACTGGCGATAGATGCGCTTGGGCTCGAAGAAGATCACCGGATCCGGATCGCGGATGGCGGCGAGCAGCAGGCCGTAGGCGCGCGCCGGCGACGACGGCATGACCACGCGCAGGCCCGGGATGTTGGTGAACAGGTGCTCGTTGGCTTCGGA
Proteins encoded in this window:
- a CDS encoding DUF1456 family protein, encoding MLNNDTLRSIRYMLDLGEVHVVEILKLSGFEATRESVDPWLLKEDEPGFVEMPDLAMAHFLDGLILQRRGRDESQPARPVESRINNNVVLKKLRVAFELKEDDILSIMGEAGFKVTRGEINALFRQPKHSNFRLCGDQFLRNFLKGLTKRFRG
- a CDS encoding dihydrolipoamide acetyltransferase family protein, with the protein product MADIKTFYLPDLGEGLPDATVVEWHVKEGDTIKLDAPLVSMETAKAVVDVPSPYSGTVKKLHGAVGDIIETGASLADFEIDPNARQRAEAESTGHHHGPKKGVGSQAPDDAHKVIASDDGGEIDSDGVAPAKREDEGTVVGAMISGNAVHTEQVSSAGGVKAVPAVRALAKKMKIDLARVQPTGAGGVITMQDVKNASANGSAAVGAAPARPAAAQHLAPTLPEPGPAPSRTPVSLAGKAVRTSPPGKEAMGQPEQLKGVRRNMARVMADAHAQVVPTSIVDDADLHAWIGKQDITARLIRAVVVACKAVPALNAWFNGKDLTRTLHPHVDIGIAVDTDDGLFVPALRNADVLDGAGIRAAIKRLRSSVEDRSIAASELSGYTISLSNFGMFAGRYATPVVVPPTVAIVGAGKLSHDVVAVMGGIEVHRRMPLSLTFDHRAATGGEAARFLKAMIDDLGLPN
- a CDS encoding alpha-ketoacid dehydrogenase subunit beta, whose product is MAQITLIEAVTQALAYEMRNDDSVVVLGEDVGVNGGVFRATQGLQEQFGEMRVIDTPLDEATIAGLTIGLAVQGMKPVAEAQFEGFIYPMMEHIACHAARMRNRTRGRMTVPAVWRAPWGGGIRAPEHHSEANEHLFTNIPGLRVVMPSSPARAYGLLLAAIRDPDPVIFFEPKRIYRQYKEEVPDDGEALPLDVCFVLRDGTDVTLVTWGAQVKECLEAADELATKGISAEVIDVATLTPLDFDTIAESVTKTGRCVIVHEAPKTAGFGAEIAARLAEECLYSLLAPVQRVTGFDTHIPLFRLEMKYLPSVERIVEAAERTLAAS